A region from the Panicum hallii strain FIL2 chromosome 1, PHallii_v3.1, whole genome shotgun sequence genome encodes:
- the LOC112879001 gene encoding glycine-rich RNA-binding protein RZ1B isoform X1: MAVDEVTSVYVGGLPYEANEDMLRDAFEYYGTIVSVKVINDHSVKGKCYGFVTFTHPKAAENAIAGMDGKKIGNRIVRVNEVRTRGPRDFGRDGFRRDPRRYGRDPYWDRRDRERSYDRERDPYHDRDSDRSREHDRDRDYEHGGFNREIDYPMDRDHEVDERRPREHDRALEMHNMDSDNDRDKEHGSRKRFSRPKGRDSRDLSSSSDGLQNDQEKNHLDKAIQMREDLENEVHQMKDKIAAKEQNIADLQKKAQKLEDELVAARKVSSERQLAVTDLYKHFLQLQDYNDRVKTAEQRLQSLVNAAMVELDMAEDATTRDGSMYENGVV; the protein is encoded by the exons ATGGCGGTGGACGAGGTCACGTCGGTCTACGTCGGCGGCCTGCCCTACGAGGCCAACGAGGACATGCTCCGCGACGCCTTCGAGTACTACGGCACCATCGTCTCCGTCAAG GTGATAAATGATCATTCTGTCAAAGGCAAGTGTTATGGTTTTGTTACTTTCACTCACCCCAAAGCTGCTGAGAATGCAATTGCAGGCATGGATGGCAAG AAAATAGGCAATCGCATTGTTAGAGTAAATGAAGTGCGTACAAGAGGTCCCCGAGATTTTGGTCGCGATGGTTTTAGACGAGATCCTAGAAGGTATGGTAGAGATCCATACTGGGACAGAAGGGATAGGGAACGCAGCTATGATCGCGAAAGAGATCCCTACCATGACAGGGATAGTGATCGATCTCGTGAGCATGACAGAGACAGAGATTATGAACATGGTGGCTTCAATCGAGAAATTGATTATCCCATGGATCGTGATCATGAAGTGGACGAGAGGCGTCCTAGAGAGCATGATCGTGCACTAGAAATGCATAATATGGATTCAGATAATGACAGAGACAAGGAGCACGGGTCAAGAAAAAGATTCAG CCGTCCAAAAGGTCGTGATAGCAGAGATTTATCGAGTTCCAGTGATGGTCTTCAAAATGAC CAGGAAAAAAATCACTTGGACAAGGCCATTCAGATGCGTGAGGACCTTGAAAATGAG GTTCACCAGATGAAAGATAAAATTGCAGCAAAAGAACAGAACATTGCAGACTTGCAGAAGAAAGCTCAG AAATTAGAAGATGAACTGGTTGCTGCACGCAAAGTCTCTTCAGAACGACAATTAGCTGTTACAGAC CTTTACAAACATTTTCTCCAACTTCAAGACTACAATGACAGAGTCAAGACGGCTGAACAGAGGCTTCAG TCACTTGTCAATGCTGCGATGGTTGAGCTTGACATGGCCGAAGATGCTACAACCAGAGACGGCTCAATGTACGAGAATGGCGTGGTTTGA
- the LOC112879001 gene encoding glycine-rich RNA-binding protein RZ1B isoform X2 produces MAVDEVTSVYVGGLPYEANEDMLRDAFEYYGTIVSVKVINDHSVKGKCYGFVTFTHPKAAENAIAGMDGKKIGNRIVRVNEVRTRGPRDFGRDGFRRDPRRYGRDPYWDRRDRERSYDRERDPYHDRDSDRSREHDRDRDYEHGGFNREIDYPMDRDHEVDERRPREHDRALEMHNMDSDNDRDKEHGSRKRFSRPKGRDSRDLSSSSDGLQNDEKNHLDKAIQMREDLENEVHQMKDKIAAKEQNIADLQKKAQKLEDELVAARKVSSERQLAVTDLYKHFLQLQDYNDRVKTAEQRLQSLVNAAMVELDMAEDATTRDGSMYENGVV; encoded by the exons ATGGCGGTGGACGAGGTCACGTCGGTCTACGTCGGCGGCCTGCCCTACGAGGCCAACGAGGACATGCTCCGCGACGCCTTCGAGTACTACGGCACCATCGTCTCCGTCAAG GTGATAAATGATCATTCTGTCAAAGGCAAGTGTTATGGTTTTGTTACTTTCACTCACCCCAAAGCTGCTGAGAATGCAATTGCAGGCATGGATGGCAAG AAAATAGGCAATCGCATTGTTAGAGTAAATGAAGTGCGTACAAGAGGTCCCCGAGATTTTGGTCGCGATGGTTTTAGACGAGATCCTAGAAGGTATGGTAGAGATCCATACTGGGACAGAAGGGATAGGGAACGCAGCTATGATCGCGAAAGAGATCCCTACCATGACAGGGATAGTGATCGATCTCGTGAGCATGACAGAGACAGAGATTATGAACATGGTGGCTTCAATCGAGAAATTGATTATCCCATGGATCGTGATCATGAAGTGGACGAGAGGCGTCCTAGAGAGCATGATCGTGCACTAGAAATGCATAATATGGATTCAGATAATGACAGAGACAAGGAGCACGGGTCAAGAAAAAGATTCAG CCGTCCAAAAGGTCGTGATAGCAGAGATTTATCGAGTTCCAGTGATGGTCTTCAAAATGAC GAAAAAAATCACTTGGACAAGGCCATTCAGATGCGTGAGGACCTTGAAAATGAG GTTCACCAGATGAAAGATAAAATTGCAGCAAAAGAACAGAACATTGCAGACTTGCAGAAGAAAGCTCAG AAATTAGAAGATGAACTGGTTGCTGCACGCAAAGTCTCTTCAGAACGACAATTAGCTGTTACAGAC CTTTACAAACATTTTCTCCAACTTCAAGACTACAATGACAGAGTCAAGACGGCTGAACAGAGGCTTCAG TCACTTGTCAATGCTGCGATGGTTGAGCTTGACATGGCCGAAGATGCTACAACCAGAGACGGCTCAATGTACGAGAATGGCGTGGTTTGA
- the LOC112889955 gene encoding ABC transporter G family member 39: MDLVRMGSIAGGSMRRTASSWRASGRSDTFGRSAREEDDEEALRWAAIEKLPTYDRMRKGIILTTGDAAGAGVEEVDIQGLGMQERKNLIERLIRTAEEDNERFLLKLRDRMERVGIDNPTIEVRFEHLNIDAEAYVGDRGVPTFTNFFSNKVMDALSALRIVSSGKRPISILHDISGIIRPGRMSLLLGPPGSGKTSLLLALSGKLDSSLKVSGRVTYNGHDMDEFVPQRTSAYIGQHDVHVGEMTVRETLAFSARCQGVGTRYDMLTELSRREKEANIKPDPDIDVYMKAISVEGQESVVTDYILKILGLEICADTMVGDSMIRGISGGQKKRVTTGEMLVGPAKALFMDEISTGLDSSTTYQIINSLRQSVHILGGTALIALLQPAPETYELFDDIVLLSEGQIVYQGPRENVLEFFEAMGFKCPERKGVADFLQEVTSRKDQHQYWCRRDEPYRYISVNDFAEAFKAFHIGRKLGSELKVPFDRTRNHPAALTTSKYGISKMELLRACFSREWLLMKRNSFVYIFKVVQLIILGTIAMTVFLRTTMHRRSVEDGVIFLGAMFLGLVTHLFNGFAELAMSIAKLPIFYKQRDLLFYPSWAYALPTWVLKIPISFLECAVWIGMTYYVIGFDPNIERFFRHYLLLVLISQMASGLFRLLAALGREMVVADTFGSFAQLVLLILGGFLIARDNIKKWWIWGYWSSPLMYAQNAIANNEFLGHSWQMIVDPTTSNETLGVQILKARGIFIDPNWYWIGAGALLGYIMLFNILFILFLDWLGPLGKGQTVVSEEELREKHVNRTGENIELLQLGTDSQISPDGRREIVGAGTRKRGMVLPFTPLSITFDNIKYSVDMPQEMKDKGITEDRLLLLKGVSGAFRPGVLTALMGVSGAGKTTLMDVLAGRKTGGYIEGDISISGYPKKQETFARIAGYCEQNDIHSPHVTVYESLLYSAWLRLPPEVDSEARKMFVEEVMELVELTPLRGALVGLPGVNGLSTEQRKRLTIAVELVANPSIIFMDEPTSGLDARAAAIVMRTVRNTVDTGRTVVCTIHQPSIDIFEAFDELFLMKRGGEEIYVGPLGRNSCHLIDYFEGIQGVKKIKDGYNPATWMLEVTTLAQEDILGINFAEVYRNSDLYRRNKALISELGTPPPGSKDLYFPTQYSQSFLTQCMACLWKQHKSYWRNPSYTATRIFFTTVIALIFGTIFLNLGKKIGTRQDLFNSLGSMYAAVIFIGIQNGQTVQPIVDVERTVFYREKAAGMYSALPYAFAQVLIEIPHIFLQTAVYGLIVYSLIGFDWTVEKFFWYMFFMFFTFMYFTFYGMMAVAMTPNSDIAAIVSTAFYAIWNIFAGFLIPRPRIPIWWRWYSWACPVAWTLYGLVASQFGDITNVTMEDDGETVKDFVSRFFGFHHDQLGYVATAVVGFTVLFAFVFALSIKAFNFQRR, from the exons ATGGATTTAGTGCGGATGGGGAGCATCGCCGGCGGGAGCATGCGGCGGACGGCGTCGTCGTGGCGGGCGTCCGGCCGGAGCGACACGTTCGGGCGGTCGGCgcgggaggaggacgacgaggaggcgCTGCGGTGGGCGGCCATCGAGAAGCTGCCCACCTACGACCGCATGCGCAAGGGCATCATCCTCACGACGGGGGacgcggccggcgccggcgtcgaGGAGGTGGACATCCAGGGGCTCGGCATGCAGGAGCGCAAGAACCTCATCGAGCGCCTCATCCGCACCGCCGAGGAGGACAACGAGCGCTTCCTCCTCAAGCTCCGCGACCGCATGGAGCG AGTTGGGATTGACAACCCGACAATAGAAGTGCGGTTTGAGCACCTCAACATCGACGCAGAGGCTTACGTCGGCGACCGGGGCGTCCCGACGTTCACCAACTTCTTCTCCAACAAAGTCATG GATGCACTAAGTGCTCTGCGCATCGTTTCGAGCGGGAAGAGGCCAATCTCCATCCTTCATGACATCAGTGGAATCATAAGGCCCGGCAG GATGTCTTTGTTGCTTGGCCCTCCTGGGTCTGGGAAAACTAGTCTACTTCTAGCATTGTCAGGGAAACTTGACTCATCTCTCAAG GTGTCAGGAAGGGTGACTTACAATGGGCATGATATGGATGAATTTGTCCCTCAGCGGACATCCGCGTACATCGGTCAGCACGATGTTCATGTCGGCGAAATGACGGTCCGggaaacacttgccttctctGCAAGATGCCAAGGAGTTGGAACACGTTATG ACATGCTCACGGAACTCTCAAGAAGGGAGAAAGAAGCCAACATTAAGCCAGATCCTGATATCGATGTTTACATGAAG GCTATCTCTGTGGAAGGTCAAGAGAGTGTGGTCACAGATTATATCCTCAAA ATTCTGGGTCTGGAGATCTGTGCAGATACAATGGTTGGGGACTCTATGATCAGAGGTATCTCAGGAGGACAAAAGAAGCGTGTCACAACAG GTGAGATGCTTGTTGGGCCAGCTAAGGCGCTATTCATGGATGAAATATCCACTGGTCTGGACAGCTCCACAACATATCAGATCATTAACTCTCTAAGGCAGTCGGTCCACATCCTTGGTGGAACGGCACTTATCGCATTGCTTCAGCCTGCACCTGAAACATATGAGCTCTTTGATGACATTGTTCTCCTCTCTGAGGGCCAAATTGTATACCAGGGTCCTCGTGAGAATGTCCTCGAATTCTTCGAGGCCATGGGCTTCAAATGTCCTGAGAGAAAAGGTGTTGCAGACTTCTTGCAAGAA GTTACGTCTAGGAAGGATCAGCATCAGTACTGGTGTCGAAGAGACGAGCCATACCGATACATCTCAGTTAATGACTTTGCAGAGGCATTCAAAGCATTCCATATTGGGCGTAAGCTAGGATCGGAGCTCAAGGTGCCATTCGATCGAACCAGGAACCATCCTGCAGCTCTCACAACGTCCAAGTATGGTATCAGCAAGATGGAGCTTCTGAGGGCATGCTTCTCTAGGGAGTGGCTATTGATGAAGAGGAACTCGTTTGTTTACATCTTCAAAGTAGTCCAA CTCATAATCCTCGGAACCATTGCAATGACGGTTTTCCTGCGCACGACAATGCATCGACGCAGTGTTGAAGATGGAGTGATATTTCTGGGGGCAATGTTCCTTGGCCTAGTCACACATTTGTTCAATGGTTTCGCTGAGCTTGCCATGAGCATTGCAAAGCTGCCGATATTCTATAAGCAGAGGGACCTCCTCTTCTATCCATCTTGGGCATACGCATTGCCTACATGGGTGCTCAAGATCCCAATATCATTCTTGGAATGCGCTGTGTGGATTGGCATGACTTACTATGTCATTGGCTTTGATCCAAATATCGAAAGGTTCTTCCGCCATTACCTGCTGCTTGTACTAATCAGCCAGATGGCATCTGGTCTTTTCCGGCTTCTTGCTGCATTAGGAAGAGAAATGGTTGTCGCAGACACCTTTGGGTCATTTGCTCAGCTTGTTCTTCTGATTCTTGGTGGCTTTTTGATAGCAAGAG ATAACATCAAGAAATGGTGGATTTGGGGCTACTGGTCCTCCCCTCTGATGTATGCACAGAATGCCATAGCTAATAATGAGTTCCTGGGCCACAGCTGGCAGATG ATTGTTGATCCAACAACAAGCAACGAGACACTTGGTGTCCAAATTCTGAAGGCACGTGGCATCTTTATCGACCCAAACTGGTATTGGATCGGTGCCGGTGCATTGCTTGGGTACATCATGCTCTTCAACATACTCTTTATTTTGTTCCTCGACTGGCTTGGCC CACTTGGGAAAGGTCAAACCGTTGTTTCTGAAGAGGAACTGCGGGAGAAGCATGTAAACCGTACTGGTGAAAATATCGAGCTGCTGCAGCTTGGAACAGATTCCCAGATTTCTCCTGATG GAAGAAGAGAAATCGTTGGAGCTGGCACCAGGAAGAGAGGAATGGTACTTCCATTTACACCATTGTCAATCACCTTTGACAATATCAAATACTCTGTGGACATGCCTCAG GAAATGAAAGACAAAGGTATTACTGAAGACAGGTTACTGCTGCTGAAGGGTGTAAGCGGAGCCTTCAGACCAGGAGTCCTGACAGCATTGATGGGAGTCAGTGGAGCGGGTAAGACTACCCTGATGGATGTACTGGCAGGAAGGAAAACTGGCGGTTACATTGAGGGAGATATTTCCATCTCTGGATACCCAAAGAAGCAAGAGACCTTTGCTCGGATTGCTGGCTACTGTGAGCAAAATGATATCCACTCTCCACATGTCACTGTCTATGAATCCCTCCTGTACTCAGCATGGCTTCGGTTGCCGCCAGAAGTAGACTCAGAAGCAAGAAAG ATGTTTGTGGAAGAAGTTATGGAACTAGTGGAGTTGACACCTCTGAGGGGAGCATTGGTGGGACTGCCAGGAGTAAATGGTTTATCCACTGAACAGCGAAAGAGGCTCACTATTGCTGTTGAGCTCGTTGCCAACCCATCCATCATATTCATGGATGAACCAACTTCAGGTTTAGATGCCAGGGCAGCTGCAATTGTGATGAGGACAGTCAGGAATACTGTGGACACAGGAAGGACAGTTGTCTGCACAATCCACCAGCCCAGCATTGATATTTTTGAAGCTTTTGATGAG CTATTCCTGATGAAACGGGGAGGGGAAGAAATATACGTCGGCCCCTTGGGACGCAACTCGTGCCATCTGATTGACTACTTTGAG GGAATACAAGGAGTGAAGAAAATCAAGGATGGTTACAACCCTGCAACATGGATGTTGGAAGTGACCACCTTAGCTCAAGAGGATATCCTTGGGATCAATTTTGCCGAAGTATACAGAAACTCTGACCTATACCG GAGGAACAAAGCTTTAATCAGTGAACTAGGCACACCTCCACCTGGATCCAAGGACTTGTACTTCCCAACCCAGTACTCACAGTCCTTCCTCACACAATGCATGGCTTGCCTGTGGAAGCAGCACAAGTCTTACTGGAGAAATCCATCATACACCGCGACTAGAATCTTCTTCACAACAGTTATAGCCCTCATCTTCGGAACCATCTTCTTAAACTTAGGCAAGAAAAT TGGCACTAGGCAGGACCTGTTCAATTCTTTGGGATCCATGTATGCAGCAGTTATTTTCATTGGAATTCAGAATGGTCAAACTGTGCAACCCATTGTGGATGTTGAGCGAACAGTTTTCTACCGAGAAAAGGCAGCTGGCATGTACTCTGCTCTACCCTATGCTTTTGCACAG GTTCTTATTGAGATCCCACATATCTTCCTTCAGACAGCCGTGTATGGTCTCATTGTCTACAGCCTGATTGGCTTTGACTGGACAGTTGAGAAGTTCTTCTGGTATATGTTCTTCATGTTCTTCACCTTCATGTACTTCACGTTCTACGGCATGATGGCGGTAGCCATGACACCAAACAGCGACATTGCTGCCATAGTCTCAACTGCATTCTACGCCATATGGAATATCTTTGCCGGCTTCCTTATCCCTCGACCA AGGATACCAATATGGTGGAGATGGTACTCATGGGCATGTCCGGTGGCTTGGACACTATATGGACTTGTGGCCTCACAGTTTGGAGATATCACAAATGTTACGATGGAAGATGATGGGGAAACAGTGAAAGATTTTGTCAGCAGATTCTTTGGATTCCATCATGATCAATTGGGTTATGTAGCTACTGCTGTTGTTGGATTCACAGTTCTATTTGCTTTCGTCTTTGCCTTGTCCATCAAAGCCTTCAACTTCCAGAGAAGATAA
- the LOC112879000 gene encoding ADP,ATP carrier protein 2, chloroplastic-like, translating to MESGLVASHRLRLPLPSAAAAGAARSHLLRHRHPLAAPAPAAAPLRLSLPRHLPRPTPLRLPAALPLRPSLPPLRASAAAAASPAPGDDASSPKFLGVETKTLKKIVPLGLMFFCILFNYTILRDTKDVLVVTAKGSSAEIIPFLKTWVNLPMAVGFMLLYTKLADVLSKEALFYAVIFPFIAFFGAFAYVLYPMRDAIHPTALADRLLASLGPSFLGPVAILRVWSFCLFYVMAELWGSVVISVLFWGFANQITTVEEAKEFYPLFGLGANVALIFSGRTVKYFSNMRKNLGPGVDGWAISLKAMMSIVVILGLVITGIYWGVNKFVIDSSSMPVVERKKKDKPKLSMGESMKVLLSSRYVRDLATLVVAYGISINLVEVTWKSKLKAQFPSPNEYSSFMGDFSTATGIATFTMMLLGRVILRKFGWGVAATITPAVLLLTGVGFFSLILFGEPLTPLMTKFGMTPLLAAVYVGAMQNIFSKSAKYSLFDPCKEMAYIPLDEDMKVKGKAAIDVVCNPLGKSGGALIQQFMILSFGSLANSTPYLGGILLVIVLAWLGAVRSLDSQFSPLAKQELEREKLLKAKAVETTATVVGAGNGSLQENLASETSANGSAIKQSQEPDGSAIKQSQEQDGSAIKQSQEQDGSAIKQSQEPDGSAIKQSQEPDGSAIRQSQEPESSAPEKSGQQSQ from the exons ATGGAGTCCGGCCTCGTCGCAAgccaccgcctccgcctcccgctcccctccgccgccgccgcgggcgccgcgcgcagccacctcctccgccaccgccaccccctCGCCGCCCCGGCGCCTGCGgccgcgcccctccgcctcaGCCTCCCGCGCCACCTCCCCCGGCCCACCCCGCTGCGCCTCCCCGCCGCGCTCCCGCTCCGCCCTTCCCTCCCGCCCCtccgcgcctccgccgcggcggccgcgtccCCGGCGCCGGGGGACGACGCGTCCTCGCCCAAGTTCCTGGGCGTGGAGACGAAGACGCTCAAGAAGATCGTGCCCCTGGGGCTCATGTTCTTCTGCATCCTCTTCAACTACACCATCCTGCGGGACACCAAGGACGTGCTCGTCGTCACCGCCAAGGGCAGCAGCGCCGAGATCATCCCCTTCCTCAAGACGTGGGTCAACCTGCCCATGGCCGTCGGCTTCATGCTCCTCTACACCAAGCTCGCCGATGTTCTCTCCAAGGAGGCGCTCTTCTACGCCGTCATCTTCCCCTTCATCGCCTTCTTCGGGGCCTTCGCCTACGTGCTCTACCCCATGCGCGACGCCATCCACCCCACCGCGCTCGCCGACCGCCTGCTCGCCTCGCTCGGCCCCAGCTTCCTCGGGCCCGTCGCCATCCTCCGGGTCTGGAGCTTCTGCCTCTTCTATGTCATGGCCGAGCTCTGGGGCAGCGTCGTCATATCCGTGCTCTTCTGGGGGTTCGCCAACCAG ATTACCACAGTTGAAGAGGCCAAAGAGTTTTACCCGTTGTTCGGGCTCGGAGCCAATGTGGCGCTCATTTTCTCCGGCCGCACGGTGAAATACTTCTCAAACATGAGGAAGAATTTGGGCCCCGGGGTGGATGGATGGGCAATTTCGTTGAAGGCCATGATGAGCATAGTGGTTATACTGGGCCTTGTCATCACTGGTATCTATTGGGGAGTGAACAAGTTTGTTATTGATAGCTCATCTATGCCAGTGGTCGAGCGGAAAAAGAAG GACAAGCCAAAGCTCAGCATGGGCGAGAGCATGAAGGTGCTTCTGTCATCTCGGTATGTGAGGGATCTTGCTACGTTGGTCGTTGCTTATGGAATAAGCATTAACCTTGTTGAGGTGACATGGAAATCGAAATTGAAGGCACAG TTCCCGAGCCCTAACGAATATTCTTCATTCATGGGCGATTTCTCAACTGCTACTGGCATAGCTACATTTACGATGATGTTGTTAGGGAGAGTAATTCTGAGAAAGTTTGGGTGGGGAGTTGCAGCTACGATCACACCTGCAGTGTTGCTTCTCACAGGAGTTGGATTCTTCTCACTGATTTTGTTTGGTGAGCCATTGACTCCTCTCATGACCAAGTTTGGAATGACGCCTTTGCTTGCGGCAGTCTATGTTGGAGCAATGCAGAACATTTTCAGTAAGAGTGCAAAATACAGTTTATTTGATCCTTGCAAAGAGATGGCATACATTCCTTTGGATGAGGATATGAAG GTTAAAGGTAAAGCAGCTATTGACGTGGTCTGCAACCCCCTGGGGAAATCTGGAGGTGCTTTGATTCAGCAGTTCATGATCCTGTCATTTGGATCTCTTGCAAATTCAACGCCCTACCTTGGTGGAATACTTCTGGTCATTGTTCTTGCATGGCTGGGCGCTGTAAGGTCCCTCGACTCGCAGTTCTCTCCCCTGGCAAAGCAAGAGCTTGAGAGAGAAAAGCTGTTGAAAGCAAAGGCAGTTGAAACAACTGCTACAGTAGTCGGGGCTGGAAATGGTTCTCTCCAAGAAAATCTAGCTAGCGAGACCTCTGCGAATGGCTCGGCCATCAAGCAGTCTCAAGAACCAGATGGCTCGGCCATCAAGCAGTCTCAAGAACAAGACGGCTCGGCCATCAAGCAGTCTCAAGAACAAGACGGCTCGGCCATCAAGCAGTCTCAAGAACCAGACGGCTCGGCCATCAAGCAGTCTCAAGAACCAGACGGCTCGGCCATCAGGCAGTCTCAAGAACCAGAGAGTTCCGCCCCTGAGAAATCTGGTCAACAGTCTCAATAA